One Methylobacterium oryzae DNA window includes the following coding sequences:
- a CDS encoding phosphoenolpyruvate carboxykinase, with amino-acid sequence MTNIGDHNAAHGAEAAGFRDLKAVHWNFEAPRLYEEALSRKEAQLARGGALVATTGSHTGRSPKDKFVVRDAGTENEVWWDNNGAITPEQFETLRQDFLKHAEGKELFAQDLYGGADPAYRVKARVFTEFAWHSLFIRNLLIRPDRSEIASYVPDMTIIDLPSFQADPARHGCRSKTVIAIDFSKKLVLIGGSAYAGEMKKSVFTYLNYILPGQGVMPMHCSANAALDAEGGSAIFFGLSGTGKTTLSNDSSRQLLGDDEHGWSNEGIFNFEGGCYAKTIRLSRNAEPEIYATTERFGTVMENVIIDPVTRAPDFDDASLTENTRCAYPLDFIANASASGRAGHPKNIVMLTCDAFGVMPPIAKLTGAEAMYHFLSGYTAKVAGTERGLTGPEATFSTCFGAPFMPRHPSTYGNLLRDLIAKHSVDCWLVNTGWTGGGVGTGRRMPIRVTRRLLSAALDGSLAQAEFRRDPYFGFAVPVSVPGVEPHILTPVKTWANKGAFVETAARLVKMFDDNFKRFEAHVDADVRAAGPTAQAIAA; translated from the coding sequence ATGACCAACATCGGTGATCACAACGCGGCCCACGGCGCCGAGGCGGCGGGCTTCCGCGACCTCAAGGCCGTCCACTGGAATTTCGAGGCCCCGCGCCTCTACGAGGAGGCCCTGTCCCGCAAGGAGGCGCAGCTCGCCCGCGGCGGCGCCCTCGTCGCCACCACCGGCAGCCATACCGGCCGCTCGCCCAAGGACAAGTTCGTGGTGCGCGACGCCGGCACCGAGAACGAGGTCTGGTGGGACAACAACGGCGCCATCACGCCCGAGCAATTCGAGACCCTGCGCCAGGACTTCCTGAAGCACGCCGAGGGCAAGGAGCTGTTCGCCCAGGACCTCTACGGCGGCGCCGATCCGGCCTACCGGGTCAAGGCCCGGGTCTTCACCGAGTTCGCGTGGCACTCGCTGTTCATCCGCAACCTGCTGATCCGTCCGGACCGCTCCGAGATCGCGTCCTACGTGCCGGACATGACGATCATCGACCTGCCGAGCTTCCAGGCCGATCCCGCCCGGCACGGCTGCCGGTCGAAGACCGTGATCGCCATCGACTTCTCGAAGAAGCTCGTGCTGATCGGCGGCTCCGCCTACGCGGGCGAGATGAAGAAGTCGGTCTTCACCTACCTGAACTACATCCTGCCCGGCCAGGGCGTGATGCCGATGCACTGCTCCGCCAACGCGGCGCTCGATGCCGAGGGCGGCTCGGCGATCTTCTTCGGCCTCTCGGGCACCGGCAAGACGACGCTGTCGAACGACAGCTCCCGCCAGCTGCTGGGCGACGACGAGCATGGCTGGTCGAACGAGGGCATCTTCAACTTCGAGGGCGGCTGCTACGCCAAGACCATCCGCCTCTCGCGCAACGCCGAGCCGGAGATCTACGCCACCACCGAGCGCTTCGGCACGGTGATGGAGAACGTGATCATCGATCCGGTCACCCGCGCACCGGATTTCGACGACGCGTCGCTCACCGAGAACACCCGCTGTGCCTACCCGCTGGACTTCATCGCCAACGCCAGCGCCTCCGGCCGGGCCGGGCATCCGAAGAACATCGTCATGCTGACCTGCGACGCCTTCGGGGTGATGCCGCCGATCGCCAAGCTCACCGGCGCCGAGGCGATGTACCACTTCCTCTCGGGCTACACCGCCAAGGTGGCCGGCACCGAGCGCGGCCTGACCGGGCCCGAGGCGACCTTCTCGACCTGCTTCGGCGCGCCGTTCATGCCGCGGCATCCGAGCACCTACGGCAACCTGCTGCGCGACCTCATCGCCAAGCACAGCGTCGATTGCTGGCTGGTCAACACGGGCTGGACCGGCGGCGGCGTCGGCACCGGCCGGCGGATGCCGATCCGCGTGACGCGCCGCCTGCTGAGCGCCGCCCTCGACGGCTCGCTGGCGCAGGCCGAGTTCCGCCGCGACCCGTATTTCGGCTTCGCGGTGCCGGTCTCGGTTCCGGGCGTCGAGCCGCACATCCTGACGCCGGTGAAGACATGGGCCAACAAGGGCGCCTTCGTGGAGACGGCGGCGCGGCTCGTGAAGATGTTCGACGACAACTTCAAGCGATTCGAGGCCCATGTCGACGCCGACGTGCGCGCCGCCGGGCCGACCGCGCAGGCGATCGCGGCGTAA
- a CDS encoding YbaB/EbfC family nucleoid-associated protein, protein MRDLMGIMKQAQAMQEKMANLQSEMDEIEVTGASGGGSVRVTMSAKGQMKGVSIDPSLMVADEREILEDLIVAACNDARGKAEATMQERMAELTKGLPLPPGMKLPF, encoded by the coding sequence ATGCGCGACCTGATGGGCATCATGAAGCAGGCTCAGGCCATGCAGGAGAAGATGGCCAACCTGCAGTCCGAGATGGACGAGATCGAGGTGACCGGCGCCTCCGGCGGCGGCTCCGTCCGGGTCACCATGAGCGCCAAGGGTCAGATGAAGGGGGTCAGCATCGACCCCTCGCTGATGGTCGCGGACGAGCGCGAGATCCTTGAGGACCTGATCGTCGCGGCCTGCAACGACGCCCGCGGGAAGGCCGAGGCGACCATGCAGGAGCGCATGGCAGAGCTGACCAAGGGCCTGCCCCTGCCGCCGGGCATGAAGCTGCCGTTCTAG
- a CDS encoding DNA polymerase III subunit gamma/tau, with protein sequence MDATTGTPDDEPGLPGFPAPPAAATPYRVLARKYRPTNFGDLIGQDAMVRTLANGFAANRIPQAWMLTGVRGVGKTTTARILARGLNYARAGQPDTGPTVSMPELGLHCAAIMESRHMDVLEMDAASHTGIDDVRAIIDGIRYGPVSARYKVYIVDEVHMLSEKAFNAFLKTLEEPPPHAKFVFATTEIRKVPVTILSRCQRFDLRRVEAPTLHAHLAKVCAAEGVSVEDEALGAIVRAAEGSVRDALSLLDQAIAHGAGTITAQSVRDMLGLADRARILALFEAVMRGAVPAAFAELRAQYDSGADPSVVLSDLAAFTHLVTRLKVVPEAAADPTLSETERVRGAAFAEKLSIRALSRAWQILLKAIPEVQAAPRPLAAAEMAIVRLAYAADLPTPDEALRQLRAEAAAAPADEAPAASARPPLPPIPDLRGGGSAALAAAPRTVAPEPVPVAAPLAAPVALNAPASVPISAPASAPVGAPAPRPAPAAPPTPRLGRFEDLIALADANRDILLRTALERDVHLVRFEEGRIEFRLASGGRSSLANDIAAAIERWTGRRWVVALSKDEGAPTLDAAARAATETRRENAAADPFVREVLTRFPGAEIVDVRETISEALPSAEQEILGEGDAARVGEVEDDDA encoded by the coding sequence ATGGACGCTACGACCGGCACGCCTGACGACGAGCCGGGCCTGCCCGGGTTTCCAGCGCCCCCCGCCGCGGCGACGCCCTACCGGGTGCTCGCGCGCAAGTACCGCCCCACCAATTTCGGCGACCTGATCGGCCAGGACGCGATGGTGCGGACCCTCGCCAACGGGTTCGCGGCCAACCGCATCCCGCAGGCCTGGATGCTCACCGGCGTCCGCGGAGTCGGCAAGACCACGACGGCCCGCATCCTGGCGCGCGGCCTCAACTACGCCCGCGCCGGACAGCCCGACACCGGCCCGACCGTGTCGATGCCGGAACTCGGCCTCCACTGCGCGGCGATCATGGAATCCCGGCACATGGACGTGCTGGAGATGGACGCCGCCTCGCATACCGGCATCGACGACGTCCGGGCGATCATCGACGGCATCCGCTACGGGCCGGTCTCGGCGCGCTACAAGGTCTACATCGTGGACGAGGTCCACATGCTCTCCGAGAAGGCGTTCAACGCCTTCCTGAAGACGCTGGAGGAGCCGCCGCCGCACGCGAAATTCGTGTTCGCCACCACGGAGATCCGCAAGGTCCCGGTGACGATCCTGTCCCGCTGCCAGCGATTCGACCTGCGCCGGGTCGAGGCGCCGACCCTGCACGCGCATCTCGCGAAGGTCTGCGCGGCCGAGGGCGTATCGGTCGAGGACGAGGCTCTGGGCGCCATCGTGCGCGCCGCGGAAGGGTCGGTGCGCGACGCGCTCTCGCTGCTCGACCAGGCGATCGCCCACGGCGCCGGCACGATCACGGCGCAGAGCGTGCGCGACATGCTGGGCCTCGCTGACCGCGCCCGGATCCTCGCCCTGTTCGAGGCGGTGATGCGCGGCGCGGTGCCGGCCGCCTTCGCGGAGCTGCGAGCGCAGTACGATTCCGGCGCGGACCCGTCGGTCGTACTCTCGGATCTCGCGGCCTTCACGCACCTCGTCACCCGGCTCAAGGTGGTGCCGGAAGCCGCCGCCGACCCGACGCTCAGCGAGACCGAGCGCGTCCGCGGCGCCGCGTTCGCCGAGAAGCTGTCGATCCGCGCCCTGTCGCGGGCGTGGCAGATCCTGCTGAAGGCGATTCCCGAGGTCCAGGCGGCGCCCCGGCCCCTCGCGGCCGCCGAGATGGCGATCGTGCGCCTCGCCTACGCGGCCGACCTGCCCACACCCGACGAGGCCCTGCGCCAGCTCCGGGCCGAGGCCGCCGCCGCGCCCGCGGACGAGGCCCCGGCCGCGTCAGCCCGGCCGCCCCTCCCGCCGATTCCCGACCTGCGCGGCGGCGGTTCCGCGGCGCTCGCCGCGGCACCCCGCACGGTCGCGCCGGAGCCCGTCCCGGTCGCGGCGCCCCTGGCCGCGCCCGTCGCGCTGAACGCGCCGGCGAGCGTCCCGATCAGCGCGCCCGCAAGTGCGCCCGTCGGTGCGCCGGCGCCGAGGCCGGCGCCCGCGGCACCGCCGACGCCGCGTCTCGGTCGGTTCGAGGACCTGATCGCGCTGGCCGACGCCAACCGGGACATCCTTCTGCGGACCGCGCTGGAGCGCGACGTCCACCTGGTGCGCTTCGAGGAGGGCCGGATCGAGTTCCGCCTCGCCTCCGGCGGCCGGTCGAGCCTCGCCAACGACATCGCCGCCGCCATCGAGCGCTGGACCGGGCGGCGCTGGGTGGTGGCCCTGTCGAAGGACGAGGGCGCCCCGACCCTCGACGCGGCCGCCCGTGCCGCGACCGAGACACGCCGGGAGAACGCCGCCGCCGACCCATTCGTGCGCGAGGTTCTGACGCGCTTCCCCGGGGCCGAGATCGTCGACGTGCGCGAGACAATCTCCGAGGCCCTCCCCTCCGCCGAGCAGGAGATCCTCGGGGAAGGTGACGCCGCGCGGGTCGGCGAGGTCGAGGACGACGACGCCTGA
- a CDS encoding PepSY domain-containing protein, with protein sequence MRVTTSLLALTLIAGTGLAARADEKLPPDQQAKVEAMLKQEGFTKWKEIELDDGMIEVDDAIDASGKQFDLKLDPKTLAIVKRKAE encoded by the coding sequence ATGCGCGTGACCACGTCCCTTCTCGCCCTGACCTTGATCGCGGGCACCGGCCTCGCCGCCCGCGCCGACGAGAAGCTTCCGCCCGATCAGCAGGCCAAGGTCGAGGCCATGCTCAAGCAGGAGGGCTTCACCAAGTGGAAGGAGATCGAGCTCGACGACGGCATGATCGAGGTCGACGACGCGATCGACGCGAGCGGCAAGCAGTTCGACCTGAAGCTCGATCCGAAGACCCTGGCCATCGTGAAGCGCAAGGCCGAGTGA
- a CDS encoding recombinase family protein has protein sequence MFIRAYLRASTSEQDASRAREALETFADERGLRIAAWYVENESGSTLARPELFRLLKDSRAGDVLLVEQVDRLSRLTATDWDKLKAELATRQMRVVALDLPTSWMMATAGADAFTARMFEAINGMMLDMLAAVARKDFEDRRRRQAEGQSKAKAEGRYKGRPEDTKRNASIADMLARGMSWSQVQAATGCSRATVAKIAKRAA, from the coding sequence ATGTTCATCCGGGCTTACCTCCGTGCTTCCACTAGCGAGCAGGATGCGAGCCGTGCCCGCGAAGCGCTAGAGACGTTTGCCGATGAACGCGGCCTGCGCATAGCCGCGTGGTACGTAGAGAACGAGAGCGGTTCGACACTCGCCCGCCCGGAGCTGTTCCGGCTGCTCAAGGACTCAAGGGCTGGCGACGTGCTTCTCGTTGAGCAGGTGGACCGGCTGTCGCGTCTCACCGCGACCGACTGGGACAAGCTCAAGGCCGAGCTAGCGACCCGTCAGATGCGGGTGGTCGCCCTTGACTTGCCGACATCGTGGATGATGGCGACGGCCGGCGCGGACGCCTTCACGGCCCGCATGTTCGAAGCGATCAACGGCATGATGCTCGACATGCTTGCGGCGGTCGCCCGGAAGGATTTTGAGGATCGACGGCGCCGGCAGGCCGAGGGGCAATCGAAGGCTAAGGCCGAAGGCCGCTACAAGGGACGTCCGGAGGACACCAAGCGCAATGCCAGCATCGCCGATATGCTCGCTCGTGGGATGTCTTGGAGCCAAGTGCAGGCTGCTACGGGGTGCAGCCGCGCGACCGTGGCAAAAATCGCCAAACGGGCGGCCTAA
- a CDS encoding phage tail tape measure protein translates to MSDQNTQAKLELEVEVRAAEKVKALKSDLDSIVLTLKDLAKLKVPDNLAAKLQPNAARDALNTMNAKAQAASKIAGIEAQASRQRRADASAEAASRRMFDAADVAALKAKMGFQARMGRQRYQEDAAAERQRRAYDAAALRDFRERFAFATRMGRQRQAEARESERAEAAATRTRIAGERQVRQERERTHREAIRYGRDAFGKGRQAVREIVRPPAAVAAAGAAGAVAGTRRVLRAEGDVDAAEMNARIYGGLSFDLARKLRDQWAAPLAEALGAGTDSLLNAYTEATKVGIPAAGAQAFAELATKTSEAWSVSFDVVTDTLGTVNSILTSKGAAYDGRKLKSVANTLQYLAAKQSTTPEKLISFLKRGAGGADVLGMSMESALAFGSASTSLGNQAGQSGSLLDYIAGRVVEMPKITKGHGDQAKQARQLVGALGFGSAQAMDAKRRSNPDAFLPDLMERFSKIKDPRKQDQAIRFFAGREWLGEFGRMVKGADTYREAVKLAKESKGLDAIGQVWELHRLKLAFVFKQFRTGWLNILGEFGKVLSPMARQAGDYFLEWTVKLRAGGLQARFRAALDGLIEGLGFRNFPALLRGIFGTPGDGMAGTVESWKAFARGFGEGIRNVAATIKRVFQVFTGGDMRPETIGRLAAEILGFSVALVIAAPVVSVLTGLATGILAFAAAARGAWAIIQAMKLTPAAPGPGGAPGAAAGGGFMGWFRNLLRLAPAVAMPLTIDPSKEDSDKLTKRLGDWAKGQRRDERSTWQDPPARVQRQSANEGWRGHIVPAAFSQMGDLAQSVGRLERAMSGDRARLQLASITGSTVSALSRATGLGGGALGQGAPRTGSDGWVGPRLRVPGGMFGAGNAGGGSATSNPANSAASAAMLDAIAGTESGKAGYDAVLGNGKYGTPSKPVSTMTLDEAFAFGRTVRARHGSSSALGRYQIVGNTMRAAQRALGLDGSTVFDAATQDRMARWIARSQGLGAWEGLKGNPRAMAAAQAAMAQGGAKDVPAGAAGVASSGSGGQFDGLRVKGGQATAGGGTAEGVTDLARAAQADLPGGVKHFGAFNDRYHQGTGSKHALGLAFDTTLLDPSKSAAAAEAMRAKLRAAGLSPEAFKVIDEYRNPSARSTGGHLHTQFNSREAAERYHRFVEAQGGATVAGTGFRSTAWKKAVTPSEAASAVAPKPTADELAKQVKPLTGKSFGSDKGGAGSSGAGTTIHAPVTINAANQSPAELAGTLQRHVAQARSWRAHDMEPELT, encoded by the coding sequence ATGTCAGACCAGAACACACAAGCAAAACTTGAGCTAGAGGTGGAGGTGCGTGCGGCCGAGAAGGTCAAGGCGCTGAAATCCGACCTCGACAGCATCGTTTTGACCCTTAAAGACCTCGCCAAGTTGAAGGTGCCGGACAACCTAGCCGCCAAGCTCCAGCCGAACGCGGCCCGCGATGCCCTCAACACCATGAACGCCAAGGCCCAGGCCGCCAGCAAGATTGCCGGTATCGAAGCCCAGGCCTCCCGCCAGCGCCGCGCCGACGCCAGCGCCGAGGCCGCGAGCAGGCGCATGTTCGACGCCGCCGACGTAGCCGCCCTCAAAGCGAAGATGGGCTTTCAGGCCCGCATGGGCCGCCAGCGATACCAGGAGGACGCCGCGGCCGAGCGCCAGCGCCGCGCCTATGATGCCGCTGCCCTCCGGGATTTCCGGGAGCGGTTCGCCTTCGCCACCCGCATGGGCCGTCAACGGCAGGCCGAGGCCCGCGAGTCCGAACGCGCCGAGGCCGCGGCCACCCGCACTCGTATCGCCGGGGAGCGCCAGGTCCGGCAGGAACGTGAGCGGACCCACCGAGAGGCCATCCGCTACGGCCGGGACGCCTTCGGGAAGGGCCGGCAGGCTGTCCGCGAGATCGTCCGCCCGCCCGCCGCGGTAGCAGCCGCCGGAGCCGCTGGGGCCGTGGCAGGCACCCGCCGCGTGCTCCGGGCCGAGGGAGACGTAGACGCCGCCGAGATGAATGCCCGGATCTACGGGGGTCTCTCGTTCGACCTGGCCCGCAAGCTCCGGGACCAGTGGGCCGCCCCGCTGGCCGAGGCCCTTGGCGCCGGGACGGACTCGCTCCTAAACGCCTACACGGAGGCGACCAAGGTCGGCATTCCCGCGGCCGGCGCCCAGGCCTTCGCGGAGCTTGCCACCAAGACCTCGGAGGCGTGGTCCGTCTCCTTCGACGTGGTGACGGACACCCTGGGCACGGTGAACAGCATCCTCACATCCAAGGGCGCGGCCTATGACGGCAGGAAGCTCAAGAGCGTCGCGAACACGCTGCAGTACCTCGCAGCCAAGCAGTCCACGACCCCCGAGAAGCTCATCTCGTTCCTGAAGCGGGGCGCGGGCGGCGCCGACGTGCTCGGAATGAGCATGGAGTCGGCGTTGGCCTTCGGATCGGCCTCGACCTCCCTGGGCAACCAGGCGGGCCAGTCCGGCAGCTTGCTCGACTATATCGCCGGCCGCGTCGTGGAGATGCCGAAGATCACTAAGGGGCACGGGGACCAGGCGAAGCAGGCCCGGCAGCTCGTCGGCGCACTGGGTTTCGGCAGCGCCCAGGCTATGGATGCGAAGCGCCGGTCCAACCCGGATGCGTTCCTGCCGGACCTGATGGAGCGCTTTTCCAAGATTAAGGACCCGCGCAAGCAGGACCAGGCCATCCGGTTCTTCGCAGGCCGCGAATGGCTTGGCGAGTTCGGCCGGATGGTCAAAGGCGCCGACACCTACCGGGAGGCTGTGAAGCTCGCGAAGGAGTCGAAGGGTCTCGACGCCATCGGCCAGGTCTGGGAGCTCCACCGGCTGAAGCTAGCCTTCGTGTTCAAGCAGTTCCGGACCGGCTGGCTCAACATCCTCGGAGAGTTCGGCAAGGTGCTGTCCCCGATGGCGCGCCAGGCGGGGGACTACTTCCTCGAATGGACGGTCAAGCTTCGGGCTGGCGGTCTACAGGCGCGGTTCCGCGCCGCGCTCGACGGCCTGATAGAGGGCCTGGGCTTCCGCAACTTCCCGGCGCTCCTGCGGGGCATCTTCGGCACGCCCGGCGACGGCATGGCGGGGACCGTGGAGTCGTGGAAGGCCTTCGCCCGCGGGTTCGGAGAGGGCATCCGGAACGTTGCGGCCACGATCAAGCGCGTGTTCCAGGTGTTCACGGGCGGCGACATGCGGCCTGAGACGATTGGCCGGCTGGCCGCCGAGATCTTGGGCTTCTCGGTCGCGCTGGTGATCGCCGCGCCCGTGGTGTCGGTGCTCACCGGCCTCGCGACCGGCATCCTGGCGTTCGCCGCGGCGGCCCGCGGGGCCTGGGCCATCATCCAGGCGATGAAGCTCACGCCCGCTGCGCCTGGCCCTGGCGGTGCGCCTGGTGCCGCGGCCGGCGGCGGGTTCATGGGCTGGTTCCGCAACCTGCTCCGGCTCGCCCCGGCGGTCGCGATGCCGCTCACGATCGACCCCTCGAAAGAGGACTCGGACAAGCTGACGAAGCGCCTGGGCGACTGGGCGAAGGGCCAACGGCGTGACGAGCGCTCGACGTGGCAGGACCCGCCCGCACGGGTGCAGCGGCAGAGCGCAAACGAGGGATGGCGCGGACACATCGTGCCGGCGGCGTTCTCGCAAATGGGCGACTTGGCCCAGTCTGTCGGGCGCCTCGAGCGGGCGATGTCCGGCGACCGCGCCCGGTTGCAGCTCGCGAGCATCACCGGCTCGACGGTCTCGGCCCTGAGCCGGGCCACGGGCCTGGGTGGCGGCGCACTCGGCCAGGGCGCCCCCCGGACCGGCTCTGACGGCTGGGTCGGCCCACGCCTGCGGGTGCCAGGCGGCATGTTTGGCGCCGGCAACGCCGGGGGCGGATCGGCCACGAGCAATCCGGCCAACTCGGCGGCCTCGGCGGCCATGTTGGACGCCATTGCCGGCACGGAGTCGGGCAAGGCCGGATATGACGCTGTGCTGGGCAACGGGAAGTACGGCACCCCAAGCAAGCCGGTCTCGACCATGACGCTCGACGAGGCCTTCGCCTTTGGCCGGACCGTCCGGGCGCGGCACGGATCGTCGTCGGCGCTGGGCCGGTACCAGATCGTCGGCAACACCATGCGGGCCGCGCAACGGGCTCTCGGCCTGGACGGCTCGACGGTGTTCGACGCCGCCACTCAGGACCGCATGGCCCGGTGGATCGCCCGGAGCCAGGGTCTCGGCGCCTGGGAGGGTCTGAAGGGCAACCCCCGTGCGATGGCGGCGGCTCAGGCTGCTATGGCGCAGGGCGGGGCGAAGGATGTCCCGGCCGGTGCGGCTGGTGTGGCGAGTTCCGGGAGCGGAGGCCAGTTCGACGGCTTGCGGGTCAAGGGCGGCCAGGCCACGGCCGGCGGCGGCACGGCCGAAGGCGTCACAGACCTAGCGCGGGCAGCGCAAGCCGATCTCCCTGGCGGGGTGAAGCACTTCGGGGCGTTCAATGACCGGTACCATCAGGGGACCGGATCGAAGCACGCCCTTGGGTTGGCCTTCGACACCACCTTGCTCGACCCGTCGAAGTCCGCCGCGGCGGCTGAGGCGATGCGGGCAAAGCTCCGGGCGGCTGGCCTGTCGCCGGAGGCGTTCAAGGTCATTGACGAGTACCGGAACCCCTCGGCGCGCTCGACCGGCGGGCACCTGCACACGCAGTTCAACTCTCGGGAGGCCGCGGAGCGCTATCACCGCTTCGTGGAGGCCCAAGGCGGCGCGACGGTGGCGGGTACCGGGTTCCGGTCGACGGCATGGAAGAAGGCGGTCACGCCCTCGGAGGCCGCATCGGCGGTGGCGCCCAAGCCCACGGCTGACGAGCTCGCCAAGCAGGTGAAGCCGCTCACCGGGAAGTCGTTCGGGTCCGACAAGGGCGGCGCTGGCAGCAGCGGGGCCGGGACCACGATCCACGCCCCCGTGACGATCAATGCCGCCAACCAGTCGCCGGCCGAGCTGGCGGGGACCCTACAGCGGCACGTCGCCCAGGCGCGCAGCTGGCGGGCGCATGACATGGAACCGGAGCTGACCTGA
- a CDS encoding recombinase family protein encodes MTTKAYSYLRFSTPEQAKGDSSRRQTALARDYAIRHDLDLDEALTFADLGVSAFRGRNAETGRLGEFLTAVKDGVVAQGSYLLVESLDRISRQAARKALRALENIVEAGITVVTLSDGKAYTAESIDDDPMSLMLALMIFIRSNEESATKSRRLKAAWENKRATADTRPITARGPAWLELTADRQWRVREDRAEVVRHIYGLANLGIGEHSIAATLNRDGVPPFGNGSRKATHWHRTSVIKILTNPAVGGTLVPYTQEHVDGRKVRTRQEPIEGYFPAIISPEVRDSIQALKAGSANPQRGRHASRAVRNIVGGLARCPMCNNTMTRVTKGSKAKAGKPFLVCTLAKGGGECRYRAVSLQAVENGIRENAGWLAEAGPPWSDLEKIESELSKVRQIIREEELRRDNFVEAIGAGQNSRAVRLSLARVERWLEELVEKEKALVSRIAIAKNASSLNRRAELRLAAQAQPLDIGRMNTAMRHLFSSVRVLYGSGYLEFAWSSGGRSIIKFAEPEDLAKVPEQWAERALGWSYPPIIRGAALPPELRAELEAHPAVIRRTAERRTALTGVNFEEGPLPASVLGISLNDKDADRH; translated from the coding sequence ATGACGACGAAGGCGTACTCCTATTTGCGGTTTTCGACGCCTGAGCAGGCTAAGGGCGACAGCTCTCGGCGGCAGACGGCTTTGGCACGGGACTACGCGATTCGGCATGACCTAGATCTTGATGAGGCGTTGACCTTCGCGGATCTGGGCGTCTCGGCCTTCCGCGGGCGCAACGCCGAAACGGGTCGTCTGGGCGAGTTCCTGACCGCGGTCAAAGACGGCGTCGTCGCTCAGGGATCCTACCTCCTGGTGGAGAGCTTGGACCGCATCTCGCGTCAGGCGGCGCGTAAGGCATTGCGAGCCCTCGAAAACATTGTGGAGGCCGGAATCACCGTCGTCACTCTGAGTGATGGCAAGGCGTACACCGCCGAGAGCATCGACGACGATCCCATGTCGCTGATGCTCGCCCTGATGATCTTCATCCGTTCCAACGAGGAAAGCGCGACCAAGTCGCGTCGCTTGAAGGCTGCCTGGGAAAACAAGCGCGCCACCGCGGACACCCGCCCCATCACAGCCCGCGGCCCGGCCTGGCTGGAGCTGACGGCTGACCGCCAATGGCGCGTCCGCGAAGACCGGGCTGAAGTAGTCCGGCACATCTATGGGTTGGCGAACCTGGGGATCGGAGAACACTCGATCGCGGCCACGCTGAATCGTGATGGTGTGCCGCCCTTCGGCAACGGTTCCCGGAAGGCGACGCATTGGCACCGGACCTCGGTCATCAAAATTCTAACCAACCCGGCGGTCGGCGGGACGCTGGTCCCATACACACAAGAGCATGTTGACGGGCGCAAGGTCCGCACCCGGCAAGAGCCCATCGAAGGCTATTTTCCGGCGATCATCTCGCCCGAAGTGCGCGATTCGATCCAAGCGCTCAAGGCGGGCTCAGCCAACCCGCAGCGGGGCCGACACGCTTCGAGGGCAGTGCGTAACATCGTCGGCGGCCTTGCTCGCTGCCCGATGTGCAACAACACAATGACGAGGGTTACGAAGGGATCGAAGGCGAAGGCCGGCAAGCCGTTCCTCGTCTGCACGCTTGCGAAGGGCGGAGGCGAGTGCCGGTATCGGGCAGTCTCGCTCCAGGCAGTCGAAAACGGAATTCGCGAGAACGCTGGCTGGCTTGCGGAGGCCGGGCCGCCTTGGAGCGACCTAGAAAAAATTGAGTCCGAGTTGTCGAAAGTCCGGCAGATCATCCGCGAGGAGGAGCTACGGCGCGACAACTTCGTGGAGGCGATAGGTGCGGGCCAAAATTCCCGTGCCGTTCGCCTCAGCTTAGCACGAGTTGAGCGGTGGCTGGAGGAGCTAGTCGAGAAGGAAAAAGCGCTTGTAAGCCGTATTGCCATCGCGAAGAACGCGTCATCGTTGAATCGACGGGCGGAACTCCGTCTGGCGGCGCAAGCTCAACCCTTGGATATCGGGCGCATGAACACCGCGATGCGGCACCTTTTCTCCTCCGTGCGGGTGCTCTACGGCTCTGGGTACTTGGAATTTGCTTGGTCGAGCGGCGGCCGTAGCATAATCAAATTTGCGGAGCCCGAGGATTTGGCTAAGGTGCCCGAGCAATGGGCTGAGCGTGCGCTGGGCTGGTCGTATCCCCCGATTATCCGGGGTGCAGCCCTTCCCCCGGAACTTCGCGCTGAGCTTGAGGCTCACCCGGCCGTGATCCGCCGCACCGCTGAGCGGCGCACAGCCCTAACGGGGGTGAATTTCGAGGAAGGTCCGCTGCCGGCTTCAGTGCTCGGCATCTCGTTGAATGACAAGGATGCTGATCGGCATTAG